In Helianthus annuus cultivar XRQ/B chromosome 3, HanXRQr2.0-SUNRISE, whole genome shotgun sequence, a single window of DNA contains:
- the LOC110944878 gene encoding extensin-like, with protein MEEDEDPTEPARGTPTHPIEISDGSSYHGPQYQGPDSFMALFDQHEWYYTPSQHESSQQQQHQRDPSEDPHFEAVTPPPPPATQPVMPDPPRRRRSNERMSTRGGDFHFSTPRHSNGSHYPSLPEEGPSSPAHEANSAPVARNSPPFGDDRPLPPYATNYNPYEPTSRAHYHYNYERDPYVVAARYDARYPDRAQGPPRAPDYSAHGYPAPPRPPAPQAQPRFSPPEQEEILQRLDRVEREFEEEKKSHRGFLKGLASLLKGKKKKRDH; from the coding sequence ATGGAAGAAGACGAGGATCCTACTGAGCCagcgcgtggtacgcccacgcatccgatcgAAATCTCCGATGGATCATCATACCATGGTCCCCAATACCAAGGCCctgacagctttatggccttgttcgACCAGCATGAGTGGTATTACACACCATCTCAGCATGAGTCGtcacagcagcagcaacatcagCGAGATCCTTCTGAGGACCCGCACTTTGAGGCAGTGACGCCACCGCCTCCCCCAGCTACTCAGCCAGTAATGCCCGATCCGCCAAGGCGGAGAAGATCAAACGAAAGAATGTCTACCCGTggaggggatttccactttagcacccctcgacattcGAATGGTAGCCATTATCCATCCTTACCGGAGGAAGGGCCTTCAAGCCCAGCTCACGAGGCGAACTCAGCACCGGTTGCACgtaattcgccaccatttggggaCGACCGCCCGTTACCCCCATACGCAACAAACTATAATCCGTATGAGCCAACATCGCGCGCGCACTACCACTACAACTACGAGCGCGACCCCTATGTGGTAGCGGCCAGGTATGACGCCCGCTACCCAGACAGAGCTCAAGGACCCCCAAGAGCGCCAGATTACTCAGCACATGGGTATCCCGCGCCACCAAGACCTCCAGCTCCTCAagcacaaccacgattctctcctcctgagcaAGAGGAGATACTCCAGCGATTAGACCGCGTGGAGAGAGAgtttgaggaagaaaagaaaagccaccgaggctTCCTGAAGGGCTTGGCAAGCCTATTGAAGGGCAAGAAGAAAAAGCGAGACCACTAG